In Aythya fuligula isolate bAytFul2 chromosome 14, bAytFul2.pri, whole genome shotgun sequence, the following proteins share a genomic window:
- the UBE2D2 gene encoding ubiquitin-conjugating enzyme E2 D2 translates to MALKRIHKELNDLARDPPAQCSAGPVGDDMFHWQATIMGPNDSPYQGGVFFLTIHFPTDYPFKPPKVAFTTRIYHPNINSNGSICLDILRSQWSPALTISKVLLSICSLLCDPNPDDPLVPEIARIYKTDREKYNRIAREWTQKYAM, encoded by the exons GAGTTGAATGATCTGGCACGTGATCCTCCAGCACAGTGTTCAGCAGGGCCGGTTGGTGATGACA tGTTCCATTGGCAAGCTACAATAATGGGACCA AATGACAGTCCCTATCAAGGTGGAGTATTTTTCTTGACAATTCACTTCCCAACAGATTATCCCTTCAAACCACCTAAG GTTGCATTTACAACAAGAATCTATCATCCAAATATTAACAGTAATGGCAGCATTTGTCTTGATATTCTACGATCACAGTGGTCCCCAGCACTAACTATTTCAAAAG taCTTTTGTCCATCTGTTCTCTGTTGTGTGATCCCAATCCAGATGATCCTTTAGTGCCTGAGATTGCACGGATCTACAAAACAGATAGAGAAAA GTACAACAGAATAGCTCGGGAATGGACTCAGAAGTATGCGatgtaa